One genomic region from Salinicola endophyticus encodes:
- the nrdR gene encoding transcriptional regulator NrdR, whose protein sequence is MHCPFCGTHDTKVTDSRLVAEGDQVRRRRQCAACGERFTTYETAELVMPRVIKADGSRESFDEQKMRAGMSLALEKRPVSVESFEAAVERIRQRLRARGDREVEAREVGEEVMEMLKRLDHVAYIRFASVYRRFQDLDEFRAEIDRLAQEPKSPSDAKR, encoded by the coding sequence ATGCATTGTCCTTTTTGCGGTACCCACGATACCAAGGTGACCGACTCGCGCCTGGTCGCCGAGGGGGATCAGGTGCGTCGGCGTCGCCAGTGTGCCGCCTGCGGCGAGCGTTTCACCACCTACGAGACCGCCGAGCTGGTGATGCCTCGGGTGATCAAGGCGGATGGCTCGCGCGAGAGTTTCGACGAGCAGAAGATGCGCGCCGGCATGTCGCTGGCCCTGGAGAAGCGTCCGGTCAGCGTCGAGTCGTTCGAGGCGGCGGTGGAACGCATCCGCCAGCGTCTGCGCGCGCGCGGTGACCGCGAAGTGGAGGCGCGGGAGGTCGGCGAGGAGGTGATGGAGATGCTCAAGCGGCTCGATCACGTGGCCTATATCCGCTTCGCCTCGGTCTATCGCCGCTTTCAGGATCTCGATGAGTTCCGTGCCGAGATCGACCGCCTGGCTCAGGAGCCGAAATCCCCGAGCGACGCCAAGCGCTGA
- the ribE gene encoding 6,7-dimethyl-8-ribityllumazine synthase — MQPIAQLEGQFTDVDGRYAIVVGRFNHHVVDSLVEGAVDSLMRHGVSEENIELIHVPGAWELPLAVKRVLTVSRPDAVIALGAVIRGGTPHFEYVAGNCNSSLSALQLAHDTPIANGVLTVNSIDQAIERAGTKAGNKGTEAAMAAMEMVSLLKRLGGEA; from the coding sequence ATGCAACCGATCGCGCAACTGGAAGGTCAGTTCACCGATGTCGATGGGCGCTACGCCATCGTCGTCGGCCGTTTCAATCATCATGTCGTCGACAGTCTCGTCGAAGGGGCGGTCGACAGCCTGATGCGTCACGGTGTGAGTGAAGAGAACATCGAGCTGATCCATGTGCCTGGCGCGTGGGAGCTGCCGCTGGCGGTCAAGCGTGTGCTCACGGTGTCGCGCCCGGATGCGGTGATTGCGCTGGGGGCGGTGATCCGCGGCGGCACGCCGCACTTCGAGTATGTCGCCGGCAACTGCAACTCGTCGCTCTCTGCGCTGCAGCTGGCCCACGACACGCCCATCGCCAACGGTGTGCTGACGGTCAACTCGATCGATCAGGCGATCGAGCGCGCCGGTACCAAGGCCGGCAACAAGGGCACCGAGGCGGCGATGGCGGCGATGGAGATGGTCTCGCTGCTCAAGCGTCTGGGAGGTGAGGCATGA
- the nusB gene encoding transcription antitermination factor NusB — protein MSAPSRQPSKAQESRRAARELAVQGLYQWQMTGKSITAVEAEFRAQIADEDLEDHENWHKVMEIADAALFHDLLHNAAQHQRELDAAIAPLLDRRLEDLDRIELAILRLGAYELSRRPEVPYRVVINEGVELAKIFGATDGHKYVNGILDKLASRLRGAEVAARRR, from the coding sequence ATGAGCGCGCCATCGCGTCAGCCGAGCAAGGCCCAGGAGTCGCGCCGTGCGGCTCGCGAGCTGGCCGTGCAAGGGCTCTACCAGTGGCAGATGACCGGTAAGTCGATCACCGCGGTTGAGGCCGAGTTTCGCGCCCAGATCGCCGATGAGGATCTCGAGGATCACGAGAACTGGCACAAGGTGATGGAGATTGCCGATGCTGCCCTGTTCCACGACCTGCTGCACAACGCCGCTCAGCATCAGCGCGAACTCGATGCCGCCATCGCGCCGCTGCTCGACCGCCGGCTGGAGGATCTCGACCGCATCGAGCTGGCGATCCTGCGGCTGGGCGCCTATGAGCTGTCACGGCGTCCGGAAGTTCCCTACCGCGTGGTGATCAACGAAGGGGTGGAGCTGGCCAAGATCTTCGGCGCCACCGATGGCCACAAATACGTCAACGGCATCCTCGACAAGTTGGCCTCGCGCCTGCGGGGTGCCGAGGTCGCT
- the ribD gene encoding bifunctional diaminohydroxyphosphoribosylaminopyrimidine deaminase/5-amino-6-(5-phosphoribosylamino)uracil reductase RibD gives MSRALRLAQRGHYTCDPNPRVGCVIVSAGKVVGEGFHRRAGEAHAEINALAVAGEAARGATAYVTLEPCSHTGRTGPCSQALIAAGVARVVAAMEDPNPAVSGRGFAQLREAGITVEVGLLESAAQALNPGFVRRMQQGLPRVTLKMAMSLDGRTAMASGESQWITGPAARRQVQRLRAGASAILTGVESIIFDDARLTLRADQLELDEAAEIVRRQPLRVVLDSQLRLPLAAACLSQPGRTLVFGVAGAEEARRERLEAAGAEVVTLPADRDGRVDIEAALRYLASREACNEVLVETGATLAGALLDAGWVDRLELFVAPTLLGSGARPLFALPGIDSMRQQRRLEIDEIRAVGDDWWIRARPRVDA, from the coding sequence ATGAGCCGTGCCCTGCGCCTGGCGCAGCGCGGCCACTACACTTGTGACCCCAATCCGCGGGTCGGTTGCGTGATCGTCAGCGCCGGCAAGGTGGTGGGCGAGGGCTTCCATCGTCGCGCTGGCGAGGCCCACGCCGAGATCAATGCCCTTGCCGTGGCCGGCGAGGCCGCCCGCGGCGCCACCGCTTACGTCACGCTGGAGCCCTGCTCGCACACCGGGCGCACCGGACCTTGCAGCCAGGCGCTGATCGCCGCCGGCGTGGCGCGGGTGGTGGCGGCAATGGAGGACCCCAACCCGGCGGTCTCCGGACGCGGCTTCGCCCAGCTGCGTGAGGCCGGCATCACGGTGGAGGTAGGCCTGCTCGAATCGGCGGCGCAGGCACTCAATCCGGGCTTCGTGCGGCGCATGCAGCAGGGGCTGCCGCGGGTGACCCTGAAGATGGCGATGAGCCTGGACGGGCGTACCGCCATGGCCAGCGGCGAGTCGCAGTGGATCACCGGGCCGGCGGCACGGCGTCAGGTCCAGCGTCTGCGTGCCGGCGCCAGTGCGATTCTCACCGGCGTCGAGTCGATCATCTTCGACGATGCCCGGCTCACCCTGCGTGCCGATCAGCTCGAGCTCGATGAGGCCGCCGAGATCGTGCGCCGCCAGCCGCTGCGGGTGGTGCTCGATAGCCAACTGCGCCTGCCGCTCGCAGCAGCTTGCCTGAGCCAGCCGGGCCGCACCCTGGTATTCGGCGTCGCCGGCGCCGAAGAGGCCCGGCGTGAACGCCTCGAAGCCGCTGGTGCGGAGGTGGTGACGCTGCCCGCCGACCGCGACGGACGGGTCGACATCGAGGCGGCGCTGCGCTATCTGGCGAGCCGGGAAGCGTGCAACGAAGTGCTGGTAGAGACCGGCGCCACCCTGGCCGGCGCGCTGCTCGATGCCGGCTGGGTCGATCGTCTCGAACTGTTCGTCGCGCCAACGCTGCTGGGCAGCGGCGCGCGCCCGCTGTTCGCGCTGCCCGGGATCGACAGCATGCGTCAGCAGCGTCGGCTCGAGATCGACGAGATCCGCGCCGTGGGCGACGACTGGTGGATTCGCGCCCGCCCGCGGGTGGACGCCTGA
- the ribBA gene encoding bifunctional 3,4-dihydroxy-2-butanone-4-phosphate synthase/GTP cyclohydrolase II, producing MTTGESGRLASIEALVEDIRQGKMVILMDDEDRENEGDIIMAAECVEASHINFMARHARGLICQPMTRERCQQLKLPLMVDDNGSGYGTKFTLSIEAARGVSTGISAADRALTVRAAAARDARPEDLVQPGHIFPLMAEPGGVLRRAGHTEAACDLAAMAGFEATGVICEIMNDDGSMSRRPELERFAAEHDLKIGTIADLIHYRMLNERTVDAVERQSVTTAFGEMALHVFHDRIQNTHHLALVKGEPEAMRPTTVRVHAGDTLGDLLALCKGEGHWTAYTALEAVSQAEAGVFVLLDDASPRGDLKTQLDVLLGHRPAPRSSAADGSGNFLSIGTGAQILRQLGVGKMRLLSSPWRFSALSGFDLEVVELVSGDV from the coding sequence ATGACGACAGGGGAATCGGGCCGGTTGGCCAGCATCGAGGCGCTCGTCGAAGACATTCGGCAGGGCAAGATGGTCATCCTGATGGATGACGAGGACCGCGAGAACGAAGGCGATATCATCATGGCCGCCGAGTGCGTCGAGGCGAGCCACATCAACTTCATGGCGCGTCACGCGCGCGGTCTGATCTGCCAGCCGATGACCCGGGAGCGCTGTCAGCAGCTCAAGCTGCCGCTGATGGTCGACGACAACGGCTCCGGCTATGGCACCAAGTTCACGCTCTCGATCGAGGCCGCCAGGGGCGTCTCCACCGGTATCTCCGCCGCTGACCGCGCGCTCACGGTGCGAGCCGCCGCGGCGCGTGACGCGCGTCCCGAGGACCTGGTCCAGCCGGGCCATATCTTTCCGCTGATGGCGGAGCCGGGCGGGGTGCTGCGGCGCGCCGGTCATACCGAGGCGGCCTGCGATCTGGCGGCGATGGCCGGTTTCGAGGCCACCGGCGTGATCTGCGAGATCATGAACGATGACGGCAGCATGTCGCGGCGGCCCGAACTCGAGCGCTTCGCCGCCGAGCACGATCTCAAGATCGGCACCATCGCCGATCTGATCCACTACCGCATGCTCAACGAGCGCACGGTGGATGCTGTCGAGCGCCAGAGCGTCACCACGGCCTTTGGCGAGATGGCACTGCACGTCTTCCACGACCGTATTCAGAACACTCACCATCTGGCCCTGGTCAAGGGCGAGCCCGAGGCGATGCGGCCGACCACGGTGCGGGTACATGCCGGCGACACCCTGGGTGACCTGCTGGCGCTGTGCAAGGGCGAAGGGCACTGGACCGCCTACACCGCGCTGGAGGCGGTCAGTCAGGCCGAGGCCGGGGTCTTCGTGCTGCTCGACGATGCCAGTCCGCGCGGCGATCTCAAGACCCAGCTCGACGTGCTGCTGGGCCACCGTCCGGCGCCGCGCTCCAGCGCTGCCGATGGCAGTGGCAACTTTCTGTCGATCGGCACCGGCGCCCAGATTCTGCGTCAACTCGGCGTCGGCAAGATGCGCCTGTTGAGCTCGCCGTGGCGCTTCTCGGCGCTCTCCGGGTTCGACCTCGAGGTGGTCGAACTGGTCAGCGGTGACGTCTGA
- a CDS encoding sugar phosphorylase, with product MPSRAANYPALSEDAFLARAGARLEEIYGQRRDEVLRRLTTLLAHHEGALDRQPRPTWSERDQILITYGDSLIDGERPPLDVLDDFLATRLNGVFSGLHILPFFPWSSDDGFSVIHYREVDPKLGDWQDIRRLAARSDLMVDLVINHVSRDSLWFTDYLAGTQPGRDYFIEMDPQTDLSQVTRPRSSPLLVPVSTRRGTRHLWATFSEDQIDLNFANPDVLLEFVGILLFYVQQGARIIRLDAIAYLWKEVGTRCIHLPQTHAVVRLLRAILDYVAPGTLLITETNVPHAENMSYFGLESTPVPTAGGDEPAAPGDAVENHPATPDEAHMIYQFTLPPLLLHTLTSGDASALAEWARSLPPLPPGCTYFNFTASHDGIGVRALEGLLPPHEVSRLLELMHRFGGYVSMKTNPDGSDSPYEINITYFDAMKGTRRGADAWQVERFLCSQNLMLALQGIPGVYLHSLTATLNDHEGVERSGRLRSINRHRWAKEELDELIDSRSTPTREAFTSLKRRLNIRASEPCFHPEAPQRVLDTGPGLFAIERGPLDSGRRLLAIYNISDKRQPLDIEALASGEWYDVLKDGKRWNPHPEEREILRPYRSLWLVQP from the coding sequence ATGCCCAGCCGCGCCGCCAACTACCCCGCCCTGTCCGAAGACGCCTTTCTCGCCCGCGCCGGCGCCAGGCTCGAAGAGATCTATGGGCAGCGCCGGGACGAGGTGCTACGGCGTCTGACCACGCTGCTTGCGCACCATGAAGGTGCGCTCGACCGCCAGCCCCGTCCAACCTGGAGCGAACGCGACCAGATACTGATCACCTATGGCGACAGCCTGATCGACGGCGAACGCCCGCCGCTGGACGTGCTCGACGATTTTCTCGCCACGCGGCTCAACGGCGTCTTCAGCGGCCTGCACATCCTGCCCTTCTTTCCCTGGAGCAGCGATGACGGCTTCTCGGTGATCCACTATCGCGAGGTCGACCCCAAGCTGGGCGACTGGCAGGACATCCGACGTCTGGCCGCGCGCAGCGACCTGATGGTGGATCTGGTGATCAACCACGTCTCGCGCGACTCGCTGTGGTTCACCGACTATCTGGCGGGCACCCAGCCCGGGCGCGATTACTTCATCGAGATGGACCCGCAGACCGATCTTTCCCAAGTCACGCGCCCGCGCAGCTCGCCGCTGCTGGTGCCGGTGTCGACCCGACGCGGCACGCGCCACCTGTGGGCGACCTTCTCCGAAGACCAGATCGATCTCAATTTCGCCAATCCGGACGTGCTGCTCGAGTTCGTCGGCATCCTGCTGTTCTATGTCCAGCAGGGCGCGCGGATCATCCGTCTCGATGCGATCGCCTATCTGTGGAAGGAGGTCGGCACCCGCTGTATCCATCTGCCGCAGACCCACGCCGTGGTGCGCCTGCTGCGCGCGATCCTCGATTACGTGGCACCGGGCACGCTGCTGATCACCGAAACCAACGTGCCCCACGCCGAGAACATGAGCTACTTCGGTCTGGAAAGCACGCCGGTACCGACTGCTGGGGGCGACGAGCCCGCCGCGCCTGGCGACGCCGTCGAAAACCATCCGGCGACGCCCGACGAAGCCCACATGATCTACCAGTTCACGCTGCCGCCGCTGCTGCTGCACACGCTGACCAGCGGCGACGCCAGCGCGCTGGCCGAATGGGCGCGCTCGCTGCCGCCCCTCCCCCCCGGCTGCACCTACTTCAATTTCACCGCCAGCCATGACGGCATCGGCGTGCGCGCGCTGGAGGGGCTGCTGCCGCCCCATGAGGTCTCGCGCCTGCTCGAATTGATGCACCGCTTCGGCGGCTACGTCAGCATGAAGACCAACCCCGATGGCAGCGACTCCCCCTACGAGATCAACATCACCTACTTCGATGCCATGAAGGGCACCCGCCGTGGCGCCGACGCGTGGCAGGTCGAACGCTTCCTGTGCAGCCAGAACCTGATGCTCGCGCTGCAGGGTATCCCCGGGGTCTATCTGCACTCCCTGACCGCGACGCTCAATGACCACGAAGGCGTCGAGCGCAGCGGCCGGCTGCGCTCGATCAACCGTCACCGCTGGGCCAAGGAGGAGCTCGACGAGCTGATCGACAGCCGCAGCACGCCCACCCGCGAGGCCTTTACCTCGCTCAAGCGTCGGCTCAATATCCGCGCCAGCGAGCCCTGCTTCCACCCCGAGGCGCCGCAACGCGTGCTCGACACAGGGCCGGGACTGTTCGCCATCGAGCGCGGCCCGCTGGACAGCGGGCGCCGCCTGCTGGCGATCTACAACATCAGCGACAAGCGCCAGCCGCTGGATATCGAGGCGTTGGCGAGCGGCGAGTGGTACGACGTGCTGAAGGATGGCAAGCGCTGGAATCCGCACCCCGAAGAGCGTGAGATCCTGCGGCCCTACCGCAGTCTGTGGCTGGTCCAGCCGTGA